DNA from Pichia kudriavzevii chromosome 5, complete sequence:
CTGGACGATTCGTCTGATAATTATGACATTAATACTGCCAATGAGTTAATTGAGAATATTTACGCTAACAAAAAGTCCTTGGAGCTACTTGTCAACGaaagaaattcaacattgCAAGACCTCACTGAAGCTATGCATGCTGAAGATATCTCTTCCGTTTTGATCAATTACCGTGATGCATCTGATGAAGAGCTCGAACAAGTTTTCTTAGAACAGTTATCGAAATACGACGCATATAGATCTCGAATTAACGATTTGATTGATGCACAACCTAATAAGATTTTTGATCTTAAGGAATCACTTGGTTCATTACTTGATTTGGGAATTgttaaaaagaaattggaggaaaagaaaagagaaagaggtACTGTTAAATCTAAAATCAACAGATTGATTGACGCATATGAAGCTTTCAAACTCTGTACCAAAGGTGTGGGTGAAGCTGTTAATTTCTACACCAAGTTACAACATAGGACTAGCGAGATCTTAAACAGAATACAATCCATTGTCAACCAAAGAGATTCATACATTAGTGATAGCAGAAGCAGCATTGGCAGTGACCCTACTGGTAATTTAGGCGGCTTCGGTGGTTACACTGTGAACTATCcccaacaacaacaacctcCTGCCTACTCCACAAGCAGTGAGCAAACACCCAACATTCCTCCGCTACCTTCCAAGCCAGCGTACACTGGGAACACACATTCAAGCTTGCCTTACTCCACTCCGTCTGTGTATGATCCTAACATGTACTCCCAATTTGGGCAGTCATGGAAATAGGGTGCAAATTGTGTAGTGATTTATAATAAGTAAACTTCCGTGTTGTGAAATATTTTAAGAGAAACTTTAAGCGTTTAATGACACAATTGGTTCGagcaattttttttttttttttttcagttcttCACTTTTTTAAACTATGACACATGCCTTTTAAGGTTTTTCACCCCTTCGATGTCATGAACAAAAGCATCACACTTTTGAGTCGACGATTCCACAGTTACACCAGAATGGCTGAAGAAACGGGTAATGCATTGAAACAACAAACGGTGATCAAATCACAATTGCAAAAGCATGACGCATGGAAAAGCGGACCACGTCAGAATACGGACTTAACATTGAAACCAGATGAAATCCCCAATATTAGGGGAGAGCCATCTCCATTGGGTGGATCGTGGTGTGGTATATTTGAGAATAAAGTAGAGTTTAAATCTGAACATTTTGTCACGGCAATGTCGAATCTTATAAAAAGCCCTAACATCAATTCAACTGTTATTTTACGATCTGATATTTTAAGGAGAAATGTATTCAATGACGACGATGAACAAACTGAAACATTTGTTGCCGCaaatatcaatgatgaGCCATTATTGAATGAACCACTTGACAACGTTTTAACCAGGCATATTGATGATACTGAAATCAAGTACGTACCAATCAACTCGGATTTCAAGCCAATAAATGAGTTCGTTAGAAGGATGATCCCAAGAAACCCTTCAAAGGATTATATCATTAACCAAACTTGTTTGCTCTTACGCAACCGCAAAGAAAACTCTTATTTGATTATATACACACCACATATTTCCGATCCCGAAGAAATTCCGTTCTATTTACCCCCAGCAAAGTCTATTGGTATTTTATTCAACGAGAAGACCTCAAAGTTGTCCATTTATTACCTACCGTTTGACTCGCAAGATAAGAATATATTTAAGGATATGGCACCTTCGGAACGTCCAATTAGAATTGCTTATAGATTATTAGGGACAGCAAAGAAACATTCAAACGGTGTCATGAATGGTTATTCCAAGCGTGTCAATCATGACCAAGTTGTTCCGAAACAAATATTTCAGGATAGATACATCTTGTTGAAGCAAAAATATGCTAAAACTCTAGTTGATAATTGGTGTGAATCGACTGATCCACGTAAACACGTCTTTGAAGATATAGCAATTGCAGCATTTTTAATtgaattttggaatttgaTTTATCCAGACAAAACATCTTTCCAGTTTAGAGACTTGGGGTGTGGAAATGGTGTTTTGGTGTATATTTTGATAATGGAAGGTTACATGGGTGAAGGTATTGATGCACGTGCTCGTAAATCTTGGGATTCTTTCCCTAAAGAGGTTCAAAAACAGTTAAGAGAGCAGGTGATTGTTCCCTCGGTCTTATTAAGGCCGCATCCCATGCAATTTGCCCAAAACCCATATATATCTGACAATGGCCAGGTATGGAAAGTCCCTATAAATGACCAATCATCTCACCAAAGTCCTACGAAGGCAGGTAGTAAGAATGTTCAGTTGGTCGAGTGCTACTCAAGTGCTGAATTATTAAGTGACGCAAGGATTAATGTCACAGAGTTTCCTCTAAACACATTCATCATTGGTAACCATTCGGATGAGCTTTCATGTTGGATTCCGTTGCTTGGTTATCCGTTCATTGTCATTCCATGTTGTTCTCATAGCTTAAGTGGTGACAAAACTCGATATCCAGTCATTAAAGGACTTAATGGTAGAACTACTCCACAAGAAGGTAATTCCACATACCAAGGTTTAGTTGATCATGTTGAATACCTTGCCATGATGTCAGGATGGAAAGTTGAAAGGGAAATGCTGAGAATCCCATCAACTAGAAATGCTGCAGTGATTGGTTATCAAAGAAGCGAATTTGTACCAAAGTCAATTTACGAAATTATTGCAATGGAAGGTGGTGCAACAAAATGGGTAGAGAATACAATGGCtttaatgaagaagaaaccaAGGAATCATTGATTCCAAAGAATCAGGTGTCTTGCACTATTTACAAACATCCCCAAGAGTATAATTTAAGTTTATTCTATAGAAAATACAAATCGTCCTTTTTGACGAATCTTTAGATGGagcaaaggaaaacaacTGATACTTATACAATTTCATTCGcctattttttttgctttttttgTCTACGTCTTTTGCCAATCATTCTTTTAGCATCTTCGCTCAAAGCTGATAATTTCTGATCATTTTCAGAACGACCTTCTGCAATTGATCTAGGTTTACCAACGTGACTACCTTTATTGAGGTTGCCTCGTTTACCATTCTTTCCATTAACCTTTTGTCTCTTGTTATCTTTTCCGCTCTTCTTCTTAgatgtttcttcttcctttgtatcttctccattttctctttttctttttaatgTTTTACCTTCGGTTCTACTCCTCGAAATTTGATCGTATCTTCTCTTCACAACACTGGCATTTTCAATAGCAAATTCGACAACtaatcttcttctgttgattgttttttcctttaacGCTAATTTAGTCTGCTCTTCTGTTAAACCGTTAGTAATTTCGTCCTTGGTAACTTCATGGGCATTCAACCATCTGAGAGCCATCAACGCATGCTTATGATCTCTAAATTCTAAGAAACCATAACCTCTAGATCTACCATATTCACCGGAGCCTTTAACTTCGTTGATAACTTTTGCTTGAGTAACCACACCGTGTTTGGAAActctcttcttctcttcatcGTCTGTTATTCCTAATTTTTCCAACACAAAATGCTTATGCTTAGTAGATCTATCGATTTCTTCCTTCGACAAAGGATGTCTCTTGCCTTCTTTGACTTCCTTCGCAAATTCAACAATCGCTTTTCTACCTAATTGCTTGAAGGATTTATCATTCATTGCTCTAGGTAAGTTTCTAATTGCCAATCTAGTCATAGATAAATGCAATGTTGGGttcttctttaattgcTCAACTCTTAGATTGAACGATCTTTCCCTGATATCTAGATCACCTTTACTTAGTAGGGCGGctaattttgaatttggcCCAATTCTACCTTCATTTAAAAGATATAAGTTTCTCTTATCAGACTCCTTTGGTGTTCTACCTAGAAGTTCTTTCCTGCTCTCTGCACTTTTTTCAGCCATTCTAGCTGCAGAATCTCTATCCAGAGCTGGTGCGATTTGCATGATACGACCTTCATACACATAGAACGGAGAAACATCATCAGGTAGCAAAATTGAGTTAGCAGAAACCGAAGGAGCATTCAAAAGACATTCTTCGTAGGCGTTATTCTTGTAGAATGCAACAAAGGCAGTACCTTTTGGTAAACCAGTCTCCTTGTCTATGACGGGCAATGCATATTTTACTTCacccaatttttcaaagtgtGCCTTCAATGCGTCTTCCGTAACGTCATATGGGAGGTTACGAACGAAAACACAAAACTTCTCCtgtctgtttcttttcttcctttcCTTCggttcttcatcttctagTTCAAGCAATTTTACATCTTCATCGtgaacttcttcatcactatcatcatcattttctgcGTCTTCTTCTGCgtcttcttcctcttcgGTTCCCACTGCTCCATCAACATCAGAATCCCTATCAGAATCATCTTCCTCGGCACTGGCTTCTACGGGCTCTTCCGGTTGTTCGTCTTTGAGGACAGTCCAATGAGACTTACTGACTGCAAAATCAACAGCAACTTCTCTACCGTTAATTTTGAGATTCGAAGATTCCTTCACGGCTTTCTCTGCATTGGCATGTTTAGTCATAGTAACAAAACCGAACCCACACATTTTTCCATCTGGCTTTTTCGGAATCTTAGCTTCTTTAACGGGACCAtacattttgaaaatatttgcCAATTCATCAGAATTCTTCACACTCCATGGCAAGTTTCTAACAATCAATCTTGCAGTTTTCTGAAGAGCAATTTTTTCTGGTGCAAcattgtttttctttgggGTGGAGCTTTTAGAATCAtccttctttctctctcttcttttggCAATATCCACTCTCAAAAGCCTATCGTTtagcttcttttttttggacTCCTGCAACGCTATTAAagtatcatcatcagaagTAAAAGACACAAATCCAAAACCACGTGATTTATTTTCGTTATCATTGACTATAACGGCATGCTTAACAGGTGCAAActgtgaaaaaaaatctgaCAACTGCTCGTTAGTGATGTCGAATGGAATTGAACGGACAAACAAAGTTTTCCTATCTAATGAGTCATCTTGGACCTTTTCTTCAGTTGTAGACATTGTATTTTTGCTATAACCTGCGAGTGTCTCTGATTGATTAAGGTAAATGGATATAGTTTTAAACTacatcaaaattttttttttctttactgCTGAAGAGTTtatcatgaaaaaaattaaatgaaaaaaaaaaacttcaCCAAAATACATGCGCGTAAAGTCAAATATCCTGGTAAACTTACAAGTTCAGATTTGTAAACATTCAGGAAACAATAGTTCTATTTGTTGAAACAAGGACTGGCTAAGACACGGAGGATGGCTttgaagaggaggaagcTTAACAATTCTGGGATTTTGTCGAACTCTTATATTCCACCGTTACGTGCAACCCAAATCGATCGAGAATTGCAGAAACTTCCACCTGACTCGCTCTACAACCTTACACACCTATGGTTATCCATTCCATCAACACAACCTGTACCGAACGCATATTTGCGAAGGAAAGGATACACCAAATCAAGCTTGGCAGATACCTTCTTAACAAAGTTGAAATCCCTtaaaaacttcaaaaataagacacagttgaagaaaaagctTATTAATACCATCCTTGTCGAATTTTACCCTAATGGACTGAACACATTACAGCTTGCACAGATAGATGTACAGCTACTTGTTGATAGACCTACTTCCAGCTCATGGATTTCTTCTACAGTGAAGATTGTTAATGGTTCGAGTGATATACCatcaaatgaagaagatatttCCAATGATGAACGAAACGACAAAATATCGAAATTGACTAACTATACGTTTTCCTTAGACTCACAGttatttttggataaaTTTATTGCAAACCTTGCAAACCTATATTTGACGCATGTTTATATCTCTAGGCATCCGTATTTCCCATTGATTATGGTTCGAGTCCAAATGTATGATTATACTTATCACCGATCCTCCGCAACACATAGTGAAGTTTTTCAAGACTTAACCAACAGGGCATTGTTCAAATcggaaaaaatgaaattcaatgaagatCTTGACAGAAtcctcaacaacaagaacaaTAGGACACCAAATCAAGAGATTAATACTAACCTGCAAAGGCAGGTCAGGCTTCAAATTCAGCCGCAAGTAAGATCACATAAACCATTTTATATTCTTCTTCCCATATCTTCACCGCATGTCATTCATTCTGTATTTCCACCCGATGATGTTTGTAGCCGACTAATATTACAAACACTTGAAACAACATTGGccaatgatgatttttatAAGGTTAATCGACCATGTGAGGccaaaacaaacaagttAGACACAAACACTTCAATTATCACCAGTAGAAAGATCAGAATATTCAGAGATGCAGATATTCCTAAACCAATAAAGAACTTAAACACAATGTTCTTACTGCGCGGTATCTCAAGATTTGGTTCATCTTTGGGTGCTTGGGCACCTTATGCAGAGGGAATTGTTGAtatggatatttttgaaaatgaattgaaacatttgattgTTCAGCCAGAAGAGATGATAGAGCTCGATGGACatagtgatgatgatttgcAGGGTCGACCGAAAGCAGAGGACAGAAAGCAACGCAAAATCATTTCTGCGCTTAAGTTCAAAGGGACTCTGAAAAGGATTAAGCCAAAGAAATTGTATAAATGTAATGGAAACCATGGAGATAGTGATGACTACAATGATGCTAGTATTGATTTAGAGGAGTATGAACAAAACAATGagaatttctttgaatctGAGCAAAAAAGGTTGCAAAATAGATATGCATCGGCAGTTCCCATTAACGAGTCTAAATTTGAGATAAAAGCCCAGttggaaaagaagaagaccCAAGGAAATGAGAAGGACGTTTTTTCGTTTACTATGGAACTAACAGGCTCTGACGTATATGGTGGGTTACACGAATTAGCTGATCAGGGTGTCATTGATCCATGCAAGATTCCAGACTGGCTAACCGGGGAAGTACCTATGGGGGGTACAGTAGTGAATGGGAAGCTTCGTACGAAGCGttgattttgtaaattATATGTTGTAAATTAGTTGTAAAGTGAGTGGATGTCATGGTGTTATTAAACAGATATTCATCTTCTAAAGATGGAGGGGCTGAAATTGCATGTCAATTTACTTAGGGCGACCTTAAATTCGTTAGATTTAAGGCTTAAGAATTGTTGCATAACAACTATTCGGTACTTGTAAACGAAAAAACTCTCCTTCAAACTGAAAGAATACTAAAGTAAAACGATTGCTCAGATGTGCCTAACAGAAATAACGCCTATTAATATTTACAGATATTTAgtattttttgaacaaataTCGTCTTCCTTTTTAAGATGaaagaatataaaataGGAAAAGATGGCAACTAGTTGACAAAGGGGTACGTCCAAAGTAATGTTGTTTCCTCTTTTAGCAATAGGAAAAATTGACTACTCCGACACCGGTTTCAGTGTTCTGTACTGGTTCAGATCATGAGTCGTATTTCACTTTCACAGAAAAAAAGCACTCAAAGCAACAAATAAAGCAATTTTTTCCAGCTCAAGACATTTGAAACTTTATTTGTAAACTTTACAATTGCTTTGCTAGTGCTTTTGTGAACACACTATTTCCAACCTTGTAACTTTGCCAGGTTAGCTTTTGTCAGTAAACTTTTAAAAACTTTCCTTATAAATCAGAGATTAAACTTTAGTGTGGCTATACAACACGAACGTTTGGAATAGAGCAATAACTGCTGGAGAACATGCTAGTTTGTAAAGGTCCTGCGCAAAGGAAGAACCTACTCATCCGAAAAGAGTGGATCAAAATCCAGCCTACACAAGTGTGTGTTTATCTGTCTCGTGCGTAACTGGGGAGTATCTTGAAGTTTATGTGGACTTGGCAAAGTGCAACAAGGTTCTGCTAAAAATTGctgaaaataatgatgtGGTTCGGACATTAGTTGGGGTGTTTTCTGAACAACGAGTTCAACCTCTTGCCCTTCTAGAGGATCCGAATCAGACGATATAAAGTTTGTAAATTTAATCGAAAGAGCTGTTactttccttctttttgtgGGGGTGCCCTCTAAGTGTGTCATCTTTCGTTTGTTTCTATTAATCGATTGATTTAAAGAAATGTTTCCATCTAATAGAGAGATGTCGCTAGAGTCTAGGGTAGAATTTATTAAAGTATAGTCACTcatttcaacttcatcgaTACTGAGTTTTGTATTACAAGTTAAGCTATAAGTGTCATTATACGAATGCTCAAGTTGCATAACTTCTTCTGGGCACCCATAACCGGCATCTGAGCTTTCAGACTCAAAATTGCTATACAAAGAGCAGTCAAACATTTGTTCTGAACGACCCTGCATCCTTGTAAGGTATGCTAAACAACTCGGTCtcaactttttcaaatccatAGGTTTCATCATGCTACAAAGTATTGTGGAAGTTCAGCACAAATGAGTTGCTACCATGATAGAAGGCAATTGATGTAGTTCTAAAACTGAAACTGTGATTGCCCCTTCCTTTCGTGCTCGCCAAAATACAATCTGGGGAAAAATATCTTGTCTGAGCCCCCCAAATTGCGCAAATTCACGTGCTCGCTACGGTCTTTCCCGAATAGGCAACTTTCTGTCCCggtaatatttttttctgcttGCACTTGGATAATTTAACATGACTTTTCACAATGCCTCAATGAGAATTTGTAAGCCATACAGATATGCAGTATCGGGGATGGCAAGGGATGGAAAATAGGTATCTTTAGAAGGAATGTATGTCTCCGAAAAATGTGTGATGTTATAATATCAGTTTCTCTTCTCCCTCCGTATTTATATTCTTTGTAGGTTCACAATCCAATTGTCAGACTCAGTTGTTACCTATtaattattattttgtaGCGGCAATGCAAAGGTTTACTCTCTCTCAATTATCACGACGTCAAGTTGCTACTGCAAGGTTAGTAAAACAAGTGATTCGTTCCATCTCTTCAACCTCTAATAACCTGAAACCAAGGCCAACCAATGTAAGAAATGCGTCCGCTACCAGTGTCAATGATAGTCTCAAAAACAGGCCACCTAGTGTCTCGCAAATGTCTTTCCCGTGTTTGGAGAAGTTGGAGGAACGTACCAGAgaattagaagaaaatggcCCTGAACCTTCGTATTCTAAAATCACACGTGAAAATGTGGAGATCTATCAATCCAAAGATCCTATTTTCTTGGATTACGGAGGATATTTACCGCAATTCGAAATTGCCTATGAAACGTGGGGTACACTAAATGACGATAAAACAAATGCAGTTCTTCTACACACTGGTTTATCGGCTTCATCCCATGCACACTCAACCTTGAAAAATCCTAAAAAGGGCTGGTGGGAAGGGTTCATTGGTCCAGGCAAGTACCTAGATACTAATAAGtattttgttatttgtaCCAACGTCATTGGTGGCTGTTTTGGTTCAACTGGGCCACAGTCAACTGACCCTCTGACTGGCCAACGTTATGCCACAACATTCCCTATCCTGTCGGTAAATGATATGGTGCGTGCACAAAATCGGTTGGTAAAAgaacattttcaaattgaaaagctACATGCTTCGATGGGCTCCTC
Protein-coding regions in this window:
- a CDS encoding uncharacterized protein (PKUD0E02270; similar to Saccharomyces cerevisiae YPL030W (TRM44); ancestral locus Anc_8.481), producing MPFKVFHPFDVMNKSITLLSRRFHSYTRMAEETGNALKQQTVIKSQLQKHDAWKSGPRQNTDLTLKPDEIPNIRGEPSPLGGSWCGIFENKVEFKSEHFVTAMSNLIKSPNINSTVILRSDILRRNVFNDDDEQTETFVAANINDEPLLNEPLDNVLTRHIDDTEIKYVPINSDFKPINEFVRRMIPRNPSKDYIINQTCLLLRNRKENSYLIIYTPHISDPEEIPFYLPPAKSIGILFNEKTSKLSIYYLPFDSQDKNIFKDMAPSERPIRIAYRLLGTAKKHSNGVMNGYSKRVNHDQVVPKQIFQDRYILLKQKYAKTLVDNWCESTDPRKHVFEDIAIAAFLIEFWNLIYPDKTSFQFRDLGCGNGVLVYILIMEGYMGEGIDARARKSWDSFPKEVQKQLREQVIVPSVLLRPHPMQFAQNPYISDNGQVWKVPINDQSSHQSPTKAGSKNVQLVECYSSAELLSDARINVTEFPLNTFIIGNHSDELSCWIPLLGYPFIVIPCCSHSLSGDKTRYPVIKGLNGRTTPQEGNSTYQGLVDHVEYLAMMSGWKVEREMLRIPSTRNAAVIGYQRSEFVPKSIYEIIAMEGGATKWVENTMALMKKKPRNH
- a CDS encoding uncharacterized protein (PKUD0E02280; similar to Saccharomyces cerevisiae YPL043W (NOP4); ancestral locus Anc_8.491), translating into MSTTEEKVQDDSLDRKTLFVRSIPFDITNEQLSDFFSQFAPVKHAVIVNDNENKSRGFGFVSFTSDDDTLIALQESKKKKLNDRLLRVDIAKRRERKKDDSKSSTPKKNNVAPEKIALQKTARLIVRNLPWSVKNSDELANIFKMYGPVKEAKIPKKPDGKMCGFGFVTMTKHANAEKAVKESSNLKINGREVAVDFAVSKSHWTVLKDEQPEEPVEASAEEDDSDRDSDVDGAVGTEEEEDAEEDAENDDDSDEEVHDEDVKLLELEDEEPKERKKRNRQEKFCVFVRNLPYDVTEDALKAHFEKLGEVKYALPVIDKETGLPKGTAFVAFYKNNAYEECLLNAPSVSANSILLPDDVSPFYVYEGRIMQIAPALDRDSAARMAEKSAESRKELLGRTPKESDKRNLYLLNEGRIGPNSKLAALLSKGDLDIRERSFNLRVEQLKKNPTLHLSMTRLAIRNLPRAMNDKSFKQLGRKAIVEFAKEVKEGKRHPLSKEEIDRSTKHKHFVLEKLGITDDEEKKRVSKHGVVTQAKVINEVKGSGEYGRSRGYGFLEFRDHKHALMALRWLNAHEVTKDEITNGLTEEQTKLALKEKTINRRRLVVEFAIENASVVKRRYDQISRSRTEGKTLKRKRENGEDTKEEETSKKKSGKDNKRQKVNGKNGKRGNLNKGSHVGKPRSIAEGRSENDQKLSALSEDAKRMIGKRRRQKKQKK
- a CDS encoding uncharacterized protein (PKUD0E02290; similar to Saccharomyces cerevisiae YDR254W (CHL4); ancestral locus Anc_8.492) yields the protein MALKRRKLNNSGILSNSYIPPLRATQIDRELQKLPPDSLYNLTHLWLSIPSTQPVPNAYLRRKGYTKSSLADTFLTKLKSLKNFKNKTQLKKKLINTILVEFYPNGLNTLQLAQIDVQLLVDRPTSSSWISSTVKIVNGSSDIPSNEEDISNDERNDKISKLTNYTFSLDSQLFLDKFIANLANLYLTHVYISRHPYFPLIMVRVQMYDYTYHRSSATHSEVFQDLTNRALFKSEKMKFNEDLDRILNNKNNRTPNQEINTNLQRQVRLQIQPQVRSHKPFYILLPISSPHVIHSVFPPDDVCSRLILQTLETTLANDDFYKVNRPCEAKTNKLDTNTSIITSRKIRIFRDADIPKPIKNLNTMFLLRGISRFGSSLGAWAPYAEGIVDMDIFENELKHLIVQPEEMIELDGHSDDDLQGRPKAEDRKQRKIISALKFKGTLKRIKPKKLYKCNGNHGDSDDYNDASIDLEEYEQNNENFFESEQKRLQNRYASAVPINESKFEIKAQLEKKKTQGNEKDVFSFTMELTGSDVYGGLHELADQGVIDPCKIPDWLTGEVPMGGTVVNGKLRTKR
- a CDS encoding uncharacterized protein (PKUD0E02300), producing MMKPMDLKKLRPSCLAYLTRMQGRSEQMFDCSLYSNFESESSDAGYGCPEEVMQLEHSYNDTYSLTCNTKLSIDEVEMSDYTLINSTLDSSDISLLDGNISLNQSINRNKRKMTHLEGTPTKRRKVTALSIKFTNFISSDSDPLEGQEVELVVQKTPQLMSEPHHYFQQFLAEPCCTLPSPHKLQDTPQLRTRQINTHLCRLDFDPLFSDE